A stretch of the Proteus sp. ZN5 genome encodes the following:
- the vgrG gene encoding type VI secretion system tip protein VgrG, which translates to MSVIDIAKVNLSHNRYQLAIKGNNIPMDVEYFFGDEAISEIYSYHVTFTCQEHDLQPLNLLRKSTTLTFLPPLNIDISTLTQSPFSKRIHGVITDFQRLSGSKDEARYQLIIQPRFSLLRHQIRTHRFFINLSIPDVIKKILEEHGFENWEYEFTLKHEYPKREQINQINESDLQFIERLLSEIGVFYTFRLHEETQTEVIHFGDRQSQYQFEKQLPLNSPSGMSDSGVESVWGLSLRHQVVEHSVITKDYNPRLSQDTLLSAVSDMTRGEGDGSNYGDVYHYRARHLTRGDKLIPEAETANFWARLDHERFLSQQTQLKGKSNASDLSPLLVLNIKDNQQPSTLPLIFQSSILLTQLHFAGGRDKALQVSFDAVPYSETLCWRPKLKPRPVIAGTLMARVSSVKDNDIYAHQNEDGYYWVCFDADRDNHEKKTGYESMPVRLAKPYAGDTYGIHFPLIQGTEVAIAFHEGDPDRPYIAHALHDSRHPDHITDKNNTRNIIRTPTNNKLRMEDKRGEEHIKLSTEYGGKTQLNLGHLVNKGREKRGDGFELRTDSWGAIRAGKGLFISTDLRAKASSEQLDIREAQQQLEDALHLVSSLKEVAEIAKAELADLAAQQKLLSQSIDEMKQAAMVLSSPMGIALTSPKTVQLSSNENITISAQRQTDISVGKKITLAAGEVISLFAQRMGIKAFAAQGKVELQAQGDEMHLSSLKDMTVTSHAGKTIIAAKEELLLTCGGAFIRLKGGQIEYGSPGNQTVKASNWIVDGPDRMDINHPNFPQSIPKQSLRFQLSSSPLSPTKVRAFEPYTLYANGALLTKGLTDKNGNIFIEHEITTEKYRIELIDGECFDINIVNDGEEREQDEIAKQGFRTLSPSSQMLNKQYAGSTHQNIFHQLLNELRSGKSKK; encoded by the coding sequence ATGAGCGTAATAGATATAGCAAAAGTAAATTTATCACATAATCGCTATCAGCTAGCCATAAAAGGCAATAATATTCCTATGGATGTGGAGTATTTTTTTGGCGATGAAGCAATTAGTGAAATTTACTCTTATCATGTTACTTTTACTTGCCAAGAACATGATTTACAGCCCTTAAATTTATTACGCAAAAGTACAACGCTTACTTTTTTACCTCCTCTTAACATAGACATTAGCACACTAACTCAATCACCTTTTTCCAAACGTATTCATGGTGTAATAACAGACTTTCAGCGTTTATCAGGCTCTAAAGACGAAGCGCGATATCAGTTAATTATTCAGCCTCGGTTTTCTTTATTACGCCATCAAATTAGAACACATCGCTTTTTTATTAACCTTTCAATACCAGACGTTATTAAAAAAATTCTTGAAGAACATGGTTTTGAAAACTGGGAATATGAATTTACTCTTAAGCATGAATATCCTAAGCGTGAGCAAATAAATCAAATTAACGAAAGCGACTTACAATTTATTGAGCGCTTATTAAGCGAGATAGGTGTTTTTTATACTTTTCGGCTTCACGAAGAAACGCAAACGGAAGTGATTCATTTTGGGGATAGACAAAGCCAATATCAATTTGAAAAACAACTTCCTCTTAATAGTCCATCAGGGATGAGTGATAGTGGTGTTGAAAGTGTTTGGGGATTATCTTTACGCCATCAAGTGGTTGAACACAGCGTAATAACCAAAGACTACAACCCTCGTTTATCACAAGATACGTTACTTTCTGCTGTTAGTGATATGACAAGAGGCGAAGGTGATGGGAGTAACTATGGTGATGTCTATCATTATCGTGCGCGTCATTTAACGCGAGGGGATAAGCTTATTCCTGAAGCTGAAACTGCCAACTTTTGGGCGCGTTTAGATCATGAACGTTTTTTATCGCAACAGACACAATTAAAAGGTAAAAGCAATGCATCAGATTTATCACCATTACTGGTATTAAATATTAAAGATAATCAACAACCTTCAACACTTCCTCTGATATTTCAATCATCTATTTTATTAACTCAACTGCATTTTGCTGGTGGGCGTGATAAAGCCTTACAAGTCTCTTTTGATGCAGTGCCTTACAGTGAAACTCTGTGTTGGCGTCCCAAACTCAAACCTCGTCCTGTGATTGCGGGCACTTTGATGGCTCGGGTATCAAGTGTGAAAGACAATGATATTTATGCCCATCAAAACGAGGATGGATATTATTGGGTTTGCTTCGATGCTGACCGTGATAATCATGAAAAGAAAACAGGCTATGAAAGTATGCCCGTTCGTTTGGCGAAACCTTATGCTGGTGATACCTATGGAATACATTTCCCTTTAATTCAAGGCACTGAAGTTGCCATTGCTTTTCATGAAGGTGATCCCGATCGTCCTTATATTGCCCATGCATTACACGACTCTCGTCATCCTGATCATATTACTGATAAAAATAACACTCGAAATATTATTCGCACGCCAACAAATAATAAATTGCGAATGGAAGATAAACGGGGTGAAGAACACATTAAATTAAGCACTGAATATGGTGGCAAAACACAACTTAATTTAGGACATCTTGTTAATAAAGGGCGTGAAAAACGAGGTGATGGTTTTGAGCTACGTACAGATAGTTGGGGCGCAATCCGTGCAGGTAAAGGATTGTTTATTAGTACAGATTTGCGGGCTAAAGCTTCATCAGAGCAACTTGATATTCGTGAAGCACAGCAGCAATTAGAAGATGCGTTACATTTAGTTTCGTCCTTAAAAGAAGTAGCTGAAATTGCTAAAGCGGAATTAGCCGATCTTGCGGCACAGCAAAAATTATTAAGCCAGTCGATTGATGAAATGAAGCAAGCGGCGATGGTATTAAGCTCACCTATGGGGATTGCACTTACATCACCCAAAACGGTGCAATTAAGCAGTAATGAAAATATTACGATATCAGCACAAAGGCAGACAGATATTTCTGTTGGTAAAAAAATTACTTTAGCAGCAGGTGAGGTGATTAGCTTATTTGCCCAACGAATGGGCATTAAGGCTTTTGCGGCACAAGGGAAAGTCGAGTTACAAGCGCAAGGGGATGAGATGCATTTATCTTCCTTAAAAGATATGACTGTGACAAGTCACGCAGGCAAAACCATTATTGCGGCAAAAGAAGAGTTATTATTGACCTGCGGTGGTGCATTTATTCGTTTAAAAGGTGGGCAAATTGAATACGGTAGCCCGGGTAATCAAACCGTTAAAGCGAGTAATTGGATTGTTGATGGCCCCGACCGTATGGATATTAATCACCCTAATTTTCCTCAATCTATACCCAAACAATCCCTTCGTTTCCAATTAAGTTCTTCACCATTAAGCCCAACTAAAGTCCGTGCATTCGAGCCTTATACGCTCTATGCCAATGGTGCGTTATTAACCAAAGGGCTAACGGATAAAAACGGTAATATTTTTATTGAACATGAAATTACCACTGAAAAATACCGTATTGAATTAATTGATGGCGAATGTTTTGACATCAATATCGTTAATGATGGGGAAGAGCGTGAGCAAGATGAAATTGCAAAACAAGGGTTTAGAACCCTATCACCATCTTCACAAATGCTAAATAAGCAATATGCGGGCAGCACACATCAAAATATATTTCATCAATTACTCAATGAACTCCGATCAGGGAAGAGTAAAAAATAA
- a CDS encoding DUF6396 domain-containing protein — translation MHDNLKNFQFTCLHEADVFPPLDPEADKWFKQGVQLSRQDNPDLKRIAQLYRRAAAKDHYIAMGNLQVMISEGDAEPVAGKLPQEEVIDLVERLINMKIPFGYYIMGTYLQEGYGVEQDENAAFSYMLKAAIMGNPEGQYAIGQKFIDGRTELYRLDLGRAMLACASDQGFTKASYQLATLYKAQDSNYSLALSYYQHAVKYGDSQSAFQLFRGFQSNNPNNWDYLGQQDDTERVRRYQLIREELSKNPHAKFPDIDKIVPLPPAPLPEWDGTFEYKKQVQ, via the coding sequence ATGCATGATAACCTTAAAAATTTCCAATTTACTTGCCTCCATGAAGCGGATGTTTTTCCGCCATTAGATCCCGAAGCGGATAAATGGTTTAAACAAGGCGTGCAACTAAGCCGACAAGATAATCCCGATCTAAAACGTATTGCTCAACTTTATCGCCGAGCTGCAGCAAAAGATCACTATATAGCGATGGGTAATTTACAGGTAATGATTTCCGAAGGCGATGCCGAGCCGGTCGCAGGTAAATTACCACAAGAGGAAGTGATTGATTTAGTGGAACGTTTAATCAACATGAAAATTCCCTTTGGCTACTACATTATGGGGACCTATTTACAAGAAGGATATGGTGTTGAGCAAGATGAAAATGCCGCATTTAGCTATATGTTAAAAGCCGCCATTATGGGTAATCCTGAAGGACAATATGCAATTGGGCAAAAATTTATAGATGGGCGTACAGAACTTTATCGTTTAGATTTAGGGCGAGCAATGTTAGCTTGTGCTTCAGATCAAGGTTTTACTAAGGCTTCATATCAGTTAGCTACGTTATATAAAGCACAAGATAGCAATTATTCATTAGCACTCTCTTATTATCAACATGCTGTTAAATATGGAGATTCACAAAGTGCTTTTCAATTATTCAGAGGGTTTCAAAGTAATAATCCTAATAATTGGGATTATTTAGGACAGCAAGATGATACGGAACGTGTCAGGCGCTACCAACTAATTAGGGAGGAATTAAGTAAAAACCCTCACGCCAAATTCCCTGATATCGATAAAATTGTTCCCTTACCTCCTGCACCTTTACCGGAATGGGATGGCACCTTTGAATATAAAAAACAGGTGCAATAA
- a CDS encoding PAAR domain-containing protein, which yields MRAFIRLGDKTSHGGEVISASGSVVYGKAVALVGDKVNCPKTGHGINAILPGKTRITMVGRDVALDGFITECGCRLISSLSSAGEK from the coding sequence ATGCGAGCATTTATACGATTAGGCGATAAAACATCACATGGTGGTGAAGTTATTTCGGCATCAGGTTCGGTTGTGTATGGTAAGGCAGTGGCTTTAGTCGGTGATAAAGTTAATTGCCCTAAAACAGGGCACGGTATAAATGCTATCTTGCCGGGTAAGACCAGAATAACGATGGTTGGTAGAGACGTTGCATTAGATGGATTTATCACTGAATGTGGTTGTCGGTTAATTTCAAGTCTATCCTCTGCGGGAGAAAAATAG
- a CDS encoding phospholipase D-like domain-containing protein — MTTETTLLKTPQIFNLVPSQGACSVITNEWFIRDGYSPMAAGFAPLINGERTFKALANAIKGANKSINIAIWGFQASMYFTRVGTEKGSERIGELLKDAAERGVTVRLLVWFSELGNRFDPQFPGWDAYSTTRTDKNIFGEYVDGYGAQGKRVSYETKKDYEYDKKWHFDVKHQNIGLDKKTGQKKLFVACRAFNWGDDRASAQAQLKENSFKTSGIHEFLLSNFPTHHQKFVIIDYEEPKDAVGFIMGHNMVSGYWDNDAHNGVHKETYIGRDGDRPWQDISSCVCGGVLADLYHSFEEAWAKDVSTDYELSQGLSITAEDHKLNLARMEALNKKLELDSQFPLQPTMGQICRTQPQQKKFEVEEVYNNAVALARNYIYMENQYFRYPPLAKKLKKAVEERRKAGCKDTLYLFVVTNTTALKEMKVGSFNTYQMLNELERPDLAPNFHRKSKGLSKEAEVKEKKIEGLETVICTLVSPNPDITQKSLWQPTYVHSKVLMVDDVFMTIGSSNINYRSMRFDSELNINLQDSDSVGFIKSMREFLWRLHSGEVKGDIKDIFESWVSIIGINRANEIAKPPKKPICSLIQFLDENKSWSKKE, encoded by the coding sequence ATGACAACAGAGACAACCCTACTAAAAACTCCACAAATTTTTAATTTGGTGCCTTCTCAAGGTGCTTGCTCTGTTATTACAAATGAATGGTTTATTCGCGACGGATATTCCCCTATGGCTGCAGGATTTGCGCCTCTTATTAATGGTGAAAGAACATTTAAAGCATTAGCCAATGCGATTAAGGGAGCCAATAAAAGTATTAATATTGCTATATGGGGATTTCAAGCCTCAATGTATTTTACCCGAGTAGGAACAGAAAAGGGTTCTGAACGAATTGGAGAACTACTGAAAGATGCAGCCGAACGTGGGGTAACTGTGCGACTTTTAGTCTGGTTTAGTGAGCTAGGAAACCGATTTGATCCTCAATTTCCTGGTTGGGACGCATACAGTACAACTCGCACGGATAAAAATATTTTTGGTGAGTATGTTGATGGTTATGGCGCACAAGGAAAACGAGTTTCTTATGAAACTAAAAAAGATTATGAATATGATAAAAAGTGGCATTTTGACGTCAAACACCAAAATATAGGTTTAGATAAAAAAACAGGTCAGAAAAAACTATTTGTTGCATGTCGAGCTTTTAATTGGGGAGACGATAGAGCATCAGCCCAAGCCCAATTAAAAGAAAATTCGTTTAAAACATCAGGAATACATGAGTTTTTACTTTCTAATTTCCCTACGCATCACCAAAAGTTCGTGATCATTGACTATGAAGAACCAAAAGATGCTGTTGGCTTTATTATGGGACACAATATGGTCTCAGGCTATTGGGATAATGATGCACATAATGGTGTGCATAAAGAAACTTATATAGGGCGAGATGGGGATAGACCGTGGCAAGATATTTCATCGTGTGTTTGTGGCGGTGTACTTGCAGATCTTTATCATAGTTTTGAGGAAGCATGGGCAAAAGATGTTAGTACTGATTATGAATTAAGCCAAGGTTTATCTATTACTGCAGAAGACCATAAATTGAATTTGGCACGAATGGAAGCACTGAATAAAAAATTAGAATTAGACAGTCAGTTTCCATTACAACCAACTATGGGACAAATTTGTCGTACACAACCACAGCAAAAAAAATTTGAAGTTGAAGAAGTTTATAATAATGCTGTAGCTTTAGCGCGAAATTATATTTATATGGAAAACCAATATTTTCGTTATCCCCCTTTGGCTAAGAAACTAAAAAAAGCGGTTGAAGAAAGGCGAAAGGCTGGCTGTAAAGATACCCTTTATTTATTTGTGGTTACCAATACGACAGCCCTTAAAGAAATGAAAGTGGGAAGTTTTAACACTTACCAAATGCTAAATGAATTAGAACGACCCGATTTAGCGCCTAATTTCCATAGAAAAAGTAAAGGTCTTTCTAAGGAAGCTGAAGTAAAAGAAAAAAAAATAGAAGGGTTAGAAACAGTGATTTGTACATTGGTTTCACCCAATCCAGATATAACACAAAAATCTCTTTGGCAACCGACCTATGTTCATAGCAAAGTCTTAATGGTAGATGATGTTTTTATGACAATAGGCTCAAGTAATATTAATTATCGTAGTATGCGATTTGATAGTGAATTAAATATTAATTTACAAGATAGCGATTCAGTCGGATTTATTAAATCAATGCGGGAGTTTTTATGGAGGCTTCATTCTGGAGAAGTTAAAGGTGATATTAAGGATATATTTGAGTCTTGGGTAAGTATAATTGGTATTAACAGAGCTAATGAGATAGCTAAACCACCCAAAAAACCAATTTGCTCACTAATTCAATTTTTAGATGAGAATAAATCATGGTCAAAGAAAGAATAA
- a CDS encoding DUF6396 domain-containing protein, giving the protein MKSNGLNINRTQKRINKIIIANVVFLFSLLLFGCQSVHQNLKNFQFTCLHEADIFPPLDPEADKWFKQAVQLSRQDNPDLKRIAQLYRQAAEKDHYIAMGNLQVMISEGDAEPVAGKLPQEEVIDLVERLINMEIPFGYYIMGTYLQEGYGVEQDENAAFSYILKAAVMGNPEGQYVIGQKFMNGQVPELYRLDLGRMMLTCASKQGFSQASHRLGMNYWIVDENYSQALFYFQEAVKQGYSLAAFQLSEAFKTETTSSSDYLGVKRDLERVRRYDLINDEIDRNPRAKFPDINKIVPLPPAPLPEWDGTFEYKKQAQ; this is encoded by the coding sequence ATGAAGAGTAATGGGCTAAATATAAACAGGACGCAGAAGAGAATAAATAAAATTATCATCGCTAATGTGGTCTTTTTATTTAGCCTTTTATTATTTGGTTGCCAGTCTGTTCATCAGAACCTTAAAAATTTCCAATTTACTTGCCTTCATGAAGCGGATATTTTCCCACCATTAGATCCTGAAGCGGATAAATGGTTTAAACAAGCCGTACAATTAAGCCGACAAGATAATCCCGATTTAAAACGTATTGCTCAACTCTATCGCCAAGCCGCGGAAAAAGATCACTATATAGCGATGGGTAATTTACAGGTAATGATTTCCGAAGGCGATGCAGAGCCAGTTGCAGGTAAATTACCACAAGAGGAAGTGATTGATTTAGTAGAACGTTTAATCAACATGGAGATCCCTTTTGGTTACTACATTATGGGGACCTATTTACAAGAAGGCTATGGTGTTGAGCAAGATGAAAATGCGGCATTTAGTTATATATTAAAAGCTGCCGTGATGGGTAATCCTGAAGGACAATATGTGATTGGGCAAAAATTTATGAATGGGCAAGTACCTGAGCTTTATCGTTTAGATTTAGGACGAATGATGCTTACTTGTGCTTCTAAACAGGGTTTTAGTCAGGCATCTCATCGATTAGGAATGAATTATTGGATTGTTGATGAAAATTATTCACAAGCATTATTTTATTTTCAGGAAGCAGTGAAACAAGGCTATTCATTAGCTGCTTTTCAATTATCTGAAGCATTTAAAACAGAAACTACTAGTAGTTCTGATTATCTAGGAGTGAAAAGAGACCTCGAACGAGTTAGGCGCTATGACTTAATTAATGATGAAATAGATAGAAATCCTCGCGCTAAATTCCCTGATATCAATAAAATTGTTCCTTTACCTCCTGCCCCTTTACCGGAATGGGATGGCACTTTTGAATATAAAAAACAGGCGCAATAA
- a CDS encoding DUF6396 domain-containing protein, with translation MKSNGLNINGTPKIINKIIISSIVFLFGFLLFGCQSVHQNLKNFQFTCLHESDVFPPLDPEADKWFKQAVQLDRQDNPDLKRITQLYRQAAAKDHYKAIGNLQLMVSIGKAEPIAGKLPQEEVIDLVERLINMEIPFGYYIMGTYLQEGYGVEQDESAAFSYMLKAAVMGNPEGQYAIGDKFMDAQVPELYRLDLGRAMLDCASKQGFSKASFELGLHYVAAENNYAKALYYLQEGAKQGHTLSAFQLSQSFNTEDINNRFDYLGQKIDLERVRRYKLISKEIDNNPRAKFPDIDKIVPLPPAPLPEWDGTFEYKRQAQK, from the coding sequence ATGAAGAGTAACGGGCTAAATATAAACGGGACACCGAAGATAATAAATAAAATTATCATCTCTAGCATTGTGTTTTTATTTGGTTTTTTATTATTTGGCTGCCAGTCTGTTCATCAGAACCTTAAAAATTTCCAATTTACTTGCCTCCATGAATCGGATGTCTTCCCGCCATTAGATCCTGAAGCCGATAAATGGTTTAAACAAGCTGTGCAACTGGATCGACAAGATAATCCCGATTTAAAACGTATTACTCAACTCTATCGTCAAGCCGCGGCAAAAGATCACTATAAAGCTATAGGCAACTTGCAACTGATGGTGTCAATTGGTAAGGCTGAGCCTATTGCAGGTAAATTACCACAAGAAGAAGTGATTGATTTAGTAGAACGTTTAATCAACATGGAGATCCCTTTTGGTTACTACATTATGGGGACCTATTTACAAGAAGGCTATGGAGTCGAACAAGATGAAAGTGCCGCATTTAGCTATATGTTAAAGGCTGCCGTGATGGGTAACCCTGAGGGGCAATATGCGATTGGGGATAAATTTATGGATGCCCAAGTACCTGAGCTTTATCGTTTAGATTTAGGGCGAGCAATGCTAGATTGCGCTTCCAAGCAAGGGTTTAGTAAAGCCTCTTTTGAATTAGGACTACATTATGTGGCCGCTGAAAATAATTATGCCAAAGCTTTATATTATTTACAGGAAGGTGCTAAACAAGGGCATACATTAAGTGCGTTTCAATTATCACAATCCTTTAATACAGAAGACATAAATAATCGTTTTGACTATTTAGGACAAAAAATTGATTTAGAACGTGTCAGACGCTATAAATTAATTAGTAAAGAAATAGATAATAATCCCCGCGCCAAATTCCCTGATATCGATAAAATTGTTCCTCTACCTCCTGCGCCTTTACCGGAATGGGATGGCACCTTTGAATATAAAAGACAGGCTCAGAAATAA
- the fdnG gene encoding formate dehydrogenase-N subunit alpha yields the protein MQISRRSFFKICAGGMAGTSAALLGLAPEVSIANARQYKLLRSVETRNNCTYCSVGCGILMYSLGDGAKNVDKSIYHIEGDPDHPVSRGSLCPKGAGLVDYIHSENRLKYPEYRRPGSDKWERISWNEAIDKIARLMKKDRDENFVTHNEKGQEVNRWLTTGMLCSSAASNETGILDNKFSRSLGMIAIDCQARLCHAPTVAALAPTFGRGAMTNNWVDIKNANVVLIMGGNPAEAHPVGFKWVIEAKIKNNAKVIVVDPRFNRSAAVADLYSPIRAGSDTAFLLGVIHYLIEHNKIQHEYVKAYTNASLIVRKDFSFDEGLFSGFDKENQSYDKTSWHYELDENGLALRDNSLQHPRCVWNLLKQHVSRYTPEIVTTLCGTPLEDFTYICEALASTSVKDRTSTILYALGWTHHTGGAQTIRAAGMIQLLLGNVGMPGGGVNALRGHSNIQGYSDLGLLSLNLPGYMPLPNEKQTSLETYLSQVTPKAVVADQVNYWKRTPDFFISLLKSFWGEHATAQNEWGYHWLPKWDKSYDIMAQTQLMIDGKMNGYIVQGFNPLAAFADKNKCSAALAKLKYMVVIDPLVTESSNFWQNHGEMNEVSPKDIQTEIFRLPSSCFAEENGSIANSGRWLQWHWAGAKPPAQAWHDGKILGHLLMRLRELYREEGGVCPEPVMNLSWNYVDPYDPQPEEVAKEANGQAMQDIFDETGKLLFKKGQQLDGFHQLKSDGSTASFCWVYSGCWTEKGNQMANRDNADPSGLGCTPGWAFAWPQNRRVLYNRASVDPQGQPWDEKRQLIKWNGNQWVGPDVPDYSNAAPNSGVGPFIMQPEGMGRLFAVDKMADGPFPEFYEPFESPTEDNILHPKVSRNPVARLYSYDAEHLGKADEFPYVATTYSITELFRHWTKHSLINAIAQPDQFIEIGEQLASRKGIVQGDEVKVSAKRGYIKAKAVVTKRIRPLTINGKVVDTIGIPCHWGFEGATRKGFLANTLTPSVGDANSFTPEYKAFLVNIEKA from the coding sequence ATGCAAATCAGTCGTAGATCTTTCTTTAAGATCTGTGCTGGCGGTATGGCAGGAACATCTGCTGCATTACTCGGCTTAGCACCTGAAGTATCTATTGCGAACGCTCGCCAATATAAATTATTACGTTCAGTTGAAACCCGTAATAACTGTACTTATTGCTCTGTGGGTTGCGGTATTTTGATGTATAGCCTTGGGGATGGTGCAAAGAATGTCGATAAAAGTATTTATCACATTGAAGGCGATCCTGATCATCCTGTTAGCCGTGGCTCTTTATGCCCGAAAGGTGCTGGGCTTGTCGATTATATCCACAGTGAAAATCGCCTGAAATATCCTGAATATCGTAGACCTGGCTCTGATAAGTGGGAGCGCATTTCATGGAATGAAGCGATTGATAAAATCGCCCGTCTGATGAAAAAAGACCGTGATGAAAACTTTGTTACCCATAATGAAAAAGGGCAAGAAGTTAACCGCTGGCTTACCACTGGAATGCTTTGTTCTTCTGCTGCCAGTAATGAAACCGGGATTTTAGATAATAAATTTTCTCGTTCATTAGGCATGATAGCTATCGATTGTCAGGCAAGACTTTGCCATGCGCCAACCGTTGCAGCATTAGCGCCAACCTTTGGTCGTGGTGCAATGACCAATAACTGGGTTGATATTAAAAACGCTAACGTTGTGCTGATCATGGGCGGTAACCCTGCTGAAGCACACCCTGTCGGTTTTAAATGGGTTATCGAAGCTAAAATTAAGAACAATGCGAAGGTTATCGTTGTCGATCCCCGTTTTAACCGTAGTGCTGCCGTTGCCGACCTTTACTCTCCTATTCGTGCCGGCTCTGATACCGCATTCTTATTAGGTGTTATTCATTACCTTATTGAACACAATAAAATTCAGCACGAATATGTGAAAGCCTATACCAATGCTTCTTTAATTGTGCGTAAAGATTTTAGCTTTGATGAAGGCCTGTTCAGTGGGTTTGATAAAGAAAATCAAAGCTATGATAAAACCTCATGGCACTATGAACTTGATGAGAATGGTTTGGCATTAAGAGATAACTCACTGCAACATCCTCGTTGTGTGTGGAATCTTTTAAAACAACACGTTTCACGTTATACCCCTGAAATTGTTACTACACTTTGTGGTACACCTTTAGAAGATTTCACCTATATCTGTGAAGCGCTTGCGTCTACCAGTGTAAAAGACAGAACCTCGACTATTTTGTATGCCCTCGGTTGGACACACCATACTGGTGGTGCTCAAACTATCCGTGCAGCAGGTATGATCCAGTTATTATTAGGTAACGTGGGTATGCCGGGTGGTGGTGTGAATGCGTTACGTGGGCACTCAAATATTCAAGGTTATAGTGATCTGGGCTTATTATCATTAAACCTACCAGGTTATATGCCTCTTCCTAATGAAAAACAGACATCATTAGAAACTTATTTATCCCAAGTCACACCAAAAGCCGTGGTTGCAGACCAAGTTAACTATTGGAAAAGAACCCCTGATTTCTTTATTAGCTTGCTAAAAAGCTTCTGGGGTGAACATGCAACAGCACAAAATGAGTGGGGTTATCACTGGTTACCAAAATGGGATAAAAGCTATGACATCATGGCACAAACCCAATTAATGATTGATGGCAAAATGAATGGTTATATCGTTCAAGGCTTTAACCCATTAGCCGCTTTTGCCGACAAGAATAAATGTAGTGCCGCATTAGCCAAGCTGAAATATATGGTTGTCATTGATCCATTAGTGACTGAATCTTCTAATTTCTGGCAAAACCACGGCGAGATGAATGAAGTCTCACCAAAAGATATTCAAACTGAAATTTTCCGTTTACCTTCATCATGTTTTGCTGAAGAAAATGGCTCGATTGCAAACTCAGGTCGCTGGCTACAATGGCACTGGGCTGGCGCAAAACCACCAGCACAAGCATGGCACGATGGTAAAATTTTAGGGCATTTATTAATGCGTCTGCGCGAGCTTTATCGTGAAGAAGGCGGTGTTTGCCCTGAACCTGTAATGAACCTCTCTTGGAACTACGTTGACCCTTACGATCCACAACCCGAAGAAGTGGCGAAAGAAGCGAATGGGCAAGCCATGCAAGATATCTTTGATGAAACAGGCAAATTGTTGTTTAAAAAAGGACAACAGCTTGATGGTTTTCATCAACTGAAATCAGATGGTTCAACTGCGAGTTTCTGTTGGGTTTATTCTGGTTGCTGGACTGAAAAAGGCAACCAAATGGCGAACCGTGATAACGCCGACCCATCTGGACTAGGTTGTACACCAGGTTGGGCTTTTGCGTGGCCTCAAAACCGTCGTGTGTTATATAACCGCGCATCAGTTGATCCACAAGGCCAACCTTGGGATGAAAAACGTCAGCTTATCAAATGGAATGGTAATCAATGGGTTGGCCCTGATGTACCTGATTATAGTAATGCCGCACCTAATAGCGGTGTAGGCCCGTTCATTATGCAACCCGAAGGGATGGGACGCTTGTTTGCTGTCGATAAAATGGCTGATGGCCCATTCCCTGAATTCTACGAACCGTTTGAATCGCCAACAGAAGATAATATTCTGCACCCGAAAGTTTCTCGTAACCCTGTTGCTCGCTTATACAGCTACGATGCTGAACATTTAGGTAAAGCAGATGAATTCCCTTATGTGGCAACAACCTACTCAATTACTGAGTTGTTCCGTCACTGGACAAAACACTCACTAATTAATGCTATTGCACAACCCGATCAATTTATTGAGATTGGGGAGCAACTCGCTTCACGCAAAGGCATTGTTCAAGGTGATGAAGTTAAAGTCAGCGCGAAACGTGGCTATATCAAAGCCAAAGCCGTAGTAACTAAGCGTATTAGACCACTAACGATCAATGGCAAAGTCGTTGATACCATCGGTATTCCGTGTCACTGGGGCTTTGAGGGAGCAACTCGTAAAGGTTTCCTTGCCAATACATTAACGCCATCTGTGGGTGATGCGAACTCATTCACACCTGAATATAAGGCGTTTTTAGTCAATATCGAAAAGGCATAA